One Homo sapiens chromosome 3, GRCh38.p14 Primary Assembly genomic window carries:
- the TMEM43 gene encoding transmembrane protein 43 isoform 6 (isoform 6 is encoded by transcript variant 6): MAANYSSTSTRREHVKVKTSSQPGFLERLSETSGGMFVGLMAFLLSFYLIFTNETATSLAEGLSLVVSPDSIHSVAPENEGRLVHIIGALRTSKLLSDPNYGVHLPAVKLRRHVEMYQWVETEESREYTEDGQVKKETRYSYNTEWRSEIINSKNFDREIGHKNPSAMAVESFMATAPFVQIGRFFLSSGLIDKVDNFKSLSLSKLEDPHVDIIRRGDFFYHSENPKYPEVGDLRVSFSYAGLSGDDPDLGPAHVVTVIARQRGDQLVPFSTKSGDTLLLLHHGDFSAEEVFHRELRSNSMKTWGLRAAGWMAMFMGLNLMTRILYTLVDWFPVFRDLVNIGLKAFAFCVATSLTLLTVAAGWLFYRPLWALLIAGLALVPILVARTRVPAKKLE, from the exons ATGGCCGCGAAT tattCCAGTACCAGTACCCGGAGAGAACATGTCAAAGTTAAAACCAGCTCCCAGCCAGGCTTCCTGGAACGGCTGAGCGAGACCTCGGGTGGGATGTTTGTGGGGCTCATGGCCTTCCTGCTCTCCTTCTACCTAATTTTCACCAATGAG ACGGCAACCTCATTGGCTGAGGGGCTCTCGCTTGTGGTGTCTCCCGACAGCATCCACAGTGTGGCTCCGGAGAATGAAGGAAGGCTGGTGCACATCATTGGCGCCTTACGGACATCCAAG CTTTTGTCTGATCCAAACTATGGGGTCCATCTTCCGGCTGTGAAACTGCGGAGGCACGTGGAGATGTACCAATGGGTAGAAACTGAGGAGTCCAG GGAGTACACCGAGGATGGGCAGGTGAAGAAGGAGACGAGGTATTCCTACA ACACTGAATGGAGGTCAGAAATCATCAACAGCAAAAACTTCGACCGAGAGATTGGCCACAAAAACCCCAG TGCCATGGCAGTGGAGTCATTCATGGCAACAGCCCCCTTTGTCCAAATTGGCAGGTTTTTCCTCTCGTCAG GCCTCATCGACAAAGTCGACAACTTCAAGTCCCTGAGCCTATCCAAGCTGGAGGACCCTCATGTGGACATCATTCGCCGTGGAGACTTTTTCTACCACAGCGAAAATCCCAAGTATCCAGAG GTGGGAGACTTGCGTGTCTCCTTTTCCTATGCTGGACTGAGCGGCGATGACCCTGACCTGGGCCCAGCTCACGTG GTCACTGTGATTGCCCGGCAGCGGGGTGACCAGCTAGTCCCATTCTCCACCAAGTCTGGGGATACCTTACTGCTCCTGCACCACGGGGACTTCTCAGCAGAG GAGGTGTTTCATAGAGAACTAAGGAGCAACTCCATGAAGACCTGGGGCCTGCGGGCAGCTGGCTGGATGGCCATGTTCATGGGCCTCAACCTTATGACACGGATCCTCTACACCTTGG TGGACTGGTTTCCTGTTTTCCGAGACCTGGTCAACATTGGCCTGAAAGCCTTTGCCTTCTGTGTGGCCACCTCGCTGACCCTGCTGACCGTGGCGGCTGGCTGGCTCTTCTACCGACCCCTGTGGGCCCTCCTCATTGCCGGCCTGGCCCTTGTGCCCATCCTTGTTGCTCGGACACGGGTGCCAGCCAAAAAGTTGGAGTGA
- the TMEM43 gene encoding transmembrane protein 43 isoform 8 (isoform 8 is encoded by transcript variant 8) has translation MAANGRALKTATSLAEGLSLVVSPDSIHSVAPENEGRLVHIIGALRTSKLLSDPNYGVHLPAVKLRRHVEMYQWVETEESREYTEDGQVKKETRYSYNTEWRSEIINSKNFDREIGHKNPSAMAVESFMATAPFVQIGRFFLSSGLIDKVDNFKSLSLSKLEDPHVDIIRRGDFFYHSENPKYPEVGDLRVSFSYAGLSGDDPDLGPAHVVTVIARQRGDQLVPFSTKSGDTLLLLHHGDFSAEEVFHRELRSNSMKTWGLRAAGWMAMFMGLNLMTRILYTLVDWFPVFRDLVNIGLKAFAFCVATSLTLLTVAAGWLFYRPLWALLIAGLALVPILVARTRVPAKKLE, from the exons ATGGCCGCGAAT GGCCGCGCATTGAAGACGGCAACCTCATTGGCTGAGGGGCTCTCGCTTGTGGTGTCTCCCGACAGCATCCACAGTGTGGCTCCGGAGAATGAAGGAAGGCTGGTGCACATCATTGGCGCCTTACGGACATCCAAG CTTTTGTCTGATCCAAACTATGGGGTCCATCTTCCGGCTGTGAAACTGCGGAGGCACGTGGAGATGTACCAATGGGTAGAAACTGAGGAGTCCAG GGAGTACACCGAGGATGGGCAGGTGAAGAAGGAGACGAGGTATTCCTACA ACACTGAATGGAGGTCAGAAATCATCAACAGCAAAAACTTCGACCGAGAGATTGGCCACAAAAACCCCAG TGCCATGGCAGTGGAGTCATTCATGGCAACAGCCCCCTTTGTCCAAATTGGCAGGTTTTTCCTCTCGTCAG GCCTCATCGACAAAGTCGACAACTTCAAGTCCCTGAGCCTATCCAAGCTGGAGGACCCTCATGTGGACATCATTCGCCGTGGAGACTTTTTCTACCACAGCGAAAATCCCAAGTATCCAGAG GTGGGAGACTTGCGTGTCTCCTTTTCCTATGCTGGACTGAGCGGCGATGACCCTGACCTGGGCCCAGCTCACGTG GTCACTGTGATTGCCCGGCAGCGGGGTGACCAGCTAGTCCCATTCTCCACCAAGTCTGGGGATACCTTACTGCTCCTGCACCACGGGGACTTCTCAGCAGAG GAGGTGTTTCATAGAGAACTAAGGAGCAACTCCATGAAGACCTGGGGCCTGCGGGCAGCTGGCTGGATGGCCATGTTCATGGGCCTCAACCTTATGACACGGATCCTCTACACCTTGG TGGACTGGTTTCCTGTTTTCCGAGACCTGGTCAACATTGGCCTGAAAGCCTTTGCCTTCTGTGTGGCCACCTCGCTGACCCTGCTGACCGTGGCGGCTGGCTGGCTCTTCTACCGACCCCTGTGGGCCCTCCTCATTGCCGGCCTGGCCCTTGTGCCCATCCTTGTTGCTCGGACACGGGTGCCAGCCAAAAAGTTGGAGTGA
- the TMEM43 gene encoding transmembrane protein 43 isoform 2 (isoform 2 is encoded by transcript variant 2), whose amino-acid sequence MAANYSSTSTRREHVKVKTSSQPGFLERLSETSGGMFVGLMAFLLSFYLIFTNEGRALKTATSLAEGLSLVVSPDSIHSVAPENEGRLVHIIGALRTSKLLSDPNYGVHLPAVKLRRHVEMYQWVETEESREYTEDGQVKKETRYSYTDTEWRSEIINSKNFDREIGHKNPSAMAVESFMATAPFVQIGRFFLSSGLIDKVDNFKSLSLSKLEDPHVDIIRRGDFFYHSENPKYPEVGDLRVSFSYAGLSGDDPDLGPAHVVTVIARQRGDQLVPFSTKSGDTLLLLHHGDFSAEEVFHRELRSNSMKTWGLRAAGWMAMFMGLNLMTRILYTLVDWFPVFRDLVNIGLKAFAFCVATSLTLLTVAAGWLFYRPLWALLIAGLALVPILVARTRVPAKKLE is encoded by the exons ATGGCCGCGAAT tattCCAGTACCAGTACCCGGAGAGAACATGTCAAAGTTAAAACCAGCTCCCAGCCAGGCTTCCTGGAACGGCTGAGCGAGACCTCGGGTGGGATGTTTGTGGGGCTCATGGCCTTCCTGCTCTCCTTCTACCTAATTTTCACCAATGAG GGCCGCGCATTGAAGACGGCAACCTCATTGGCTGAGGGGCTCTCGCTTGTGGTGTCTCCCGACAGCATCCACAGTGTGGCTCCGGAGAATGAAGGAAGGCTGGTGCACATCATTGGCGCCTTACGGACATCCAAG CTTTTGTCTGATCCAAACTATGGGGTCCATCTTCCGGCTGTGAAACTGCGGAGGCACGTGGAGATGTACCAATGGGTAGAAACTGAGGAGTCCAG GGAGTACACCGAGGATGGGCAGGTGAAGAAGGAGACGAGGTATTCCTACA CAGACACTGAATGGAGGTCAGAAATCATCAACAGCAAAAACTTCGACCGAGAGATTGGCCACAAAAACCCCAG TGCCATGGCAGTGGAGTCATTCATGGCAACAGCCCCCTTTGTCCAAATTGGCAGGTTTTTCCTCTCGTCAG GCCTCATCGACAAAGTCGACAACTTCAAGTCCCTGAGCCTATCCAAGCTGGAGGACCCTCATGTGGACATCATTCGCCGTGGAGACTTTTTCTACCACAGCGAAAATCCCAAGTATCCAGAG GTGGGAGACTTGCGTGTCTCCTTTTCCTATGCTGGACTGAGCGGCGATGACCCTGACCTGGGCCCAGCTCACGTG GTCACTGTGATTGCCCGGCAGCGGGGTGACCAGCTAGTCCCATTCTCCACCAAGTCTGGGGATACCTTACTGCTCCTGCACCACGGGGACTTCTCAGCAGAG GAGGTGTTTCATAGAGAACTAAGGAGCAACTCCATGAAGACCTGGGGCCTGCGGGCAGCTGGCTGGATGGCCATGTTCATGGGCCTCAACCTTATGACACGGATCCTCTACACCTTGG TGGACTGGTTTCCTGTTTTCCGAGACCTGGTCAACATTGGCCTGAAAGCCTTTGCCTTCTGTGTGGCCACCTCGCTGACCCTGCTGACCGTGGCGGCTGGCTGGCTCTTCTACCGACCCCTGTGGGCCCTCCTCATTGCCGGCCTGGCCCTTGTGCCCATCCTTGTTGCTCGGACACGGGTGCCAGCCAAAAAGTTGGAGTGA
- the TMEM43 gene encoding transmembrane protein 43 isoform 1 (isoform 1 is encoded by transcript variant 1): MAANYSSTSTRREHVKVKTSSQPGFLERLSETSGGMFVGLMAFLLSFYLIFTNEGRALKTATSLAEGLSLVVSPDSIHSVAPENEGRLVHIIGALRTSKLLSDPNYGVHLPAVKLRRHVEMYQWVETEESREYTEDGQVKKETRYSYNTEWRSEIINSKNFDREIGHKNPSAMAVESFMATAPFVQIGRFFLSSGLIDKVDNFKSLSLSKLEDPHVDIIRRGDFFYHSENPKYPEVGDLRVSFSYAGLSGDDPDLGPAHVVTVIARQRGDQLVPFSTKSGDTLLLLHHGDFSAEEVFHRELRSNSMKTWGLRAAGWMAMFMGLNLMTRILYTLVDWFPVFRDLVNIGLKAFAFCVATSLTLLTVAAGWLFYRPLWALLIAGLALVPILVARTRVPAKKLE; this comes from the exons ATGGCCGCGAAT tattCCAGTACCAGTACCCGGAGAGAACATGTCAAAGTTAAAACCAGCTCCCAGCCAGGCTTCCTGGAACGGCTGAGCGAGACCTCGGGTGGGATGTTTGTGGGGCTCATGGCCTTCCTGCTCTCCTTCTACCTAATTTTCACCAATGAG GGCCGCGCATTGAAGACGGCAACCTCATTGGCTGAGGGGCTCTCGCTTGTGGTGTCTCCCGACAGCATCCACAGTGTGGCTCCGGAGAATGAAGGAAGGCTGGTGCACATCATTGGCGCCTTACGGACATCCAAG CTTTTGTCTGATCCAAACTATGGGGTCCATCTTCCGGCTGTGAAACTGCGGAGGCACGTGGAGATGTACCAATGGGTAGAAACTGAGGAGTCCAG GGAGTACACCGAGGATGGGCAGGTGAAGAAGGAGACGAGGTATTCCTACA ACACTGAATGGAGGTCAGAAATCATCAACAGCAAAAACTTCGACCGAGAGATTGGCCACAAAAACCCCAG TGCCATGGCAGTGGAGTCATTCATGGCAACAGCCCCCTTTGTCCAAATTGGCAGGTTTTTCCTCTCGTCAG GCCTCATCGACAAAGTCGACAACTTCAAGTCCCTGAGCCTATCCAAGCTGGAGGACCCTCATGTGGACATCATTCGCCGTGGAGACTTTTTCTACCACAGCGAAAATCCCAAGTATCCAGAG GTGGGAGACTTGCGTGTCTCCTTTTCCTATGCTGGACTGAGCGGCGATGACCCTGACCTGGGCCCAGCTCACGTG GTCACTGTGATTGCCCGGCAGCGGGGTGACCAGCTAGTCCCATTCTCCACCAAGTCTGGGGATACCTTACTGCTCCTGCACCACGGGGACTTCTCAGCAGAG GAGGTGTTTCATAGAGAACTAAGGAGCAACTCCATGAAGACCTGGGGCCTGCGGGCAGCTGGCTGGATGGCCATGTTCATGGGCCTCAACCTTATGACACGGATCCTCTACACCTTGG TGGACTGGTTTCCTGTTTTCCGAGACCTGGTCAACATTGGCCTGAAAGCCTTTGCCTTCTGTGTGGCCACCTCGCTGACCCTGCTGACCGTGGCGGCTGGCTGGCTCTTCTACCGACCCCTGTGGGCCCTCCTCATTGCCGGCCTGGCCCTTGTGCCCATCCTTGTTGCTCGGACACGGGTGCCAGCCAAAAAGTTGGAGTGA
- the TMEM43 gene encoding transmembrane protein 43 isoform 7 (isoform 7 is encoded by transcript variant 7): MAANYSSTSTRREHVKVKTSSQPGFLERLSETSGGMFVGLMAFLLSFYLIFTNEGRALKTATSLAEGLSLVVSPDSIHSVAPENEGRLVHIIGALRTSKLLSDPNYGVHLPAVKLRRHVEMYQWVETEESREYTEDGQVKKETRYSYNTEWRSEIINSKNFDREIGHKNPSAMAVESFMATAPFVQIGRFFLSSGLIDKVDNFKSLSLSKLEDPHVDIIRRGDFFYHSENPKYPEVTVIARQRGDQLVPFSTKSGDTLLLLHHGDFSAEEVFHRELRSNSMKTWGLRAAGWMAMFMGLNLMTRILYTLVDWFPVFRDLVNIGLKAFAFCVATSLTLLTVAAGWLFYRPLWALLIAGLALVPILVARTRVPAKKLE; this comes from the exons ATGGCCGCGAAT tattCCAGTACCAGTACCCGGAGAGAACATGTCAAAGTTAAAACCAGCTCCCAGCCAGGCTTCCTGGAACGGCTGAGCGAGACCTCGGGTGGGATGTTTGTGGGGCTCATGGCCTTCCTGCTCTCCTTCTACCTAATTTTCACCAATGAG GGCCGCGCATTGAAGACGGCAACCTCATTGGCTGAGGGGCTCTCGCTTGTGGTGTCTCCCGACAGCATCCACAGTGTGGCTCCGGAGAATGAAGGAAGGCTGGTGCACATCATTGGCGCCTTACGGACATCCAAG CTTTTGTCTGATCCAAACTATGGGGTCCATCTTCCGGCTGTGAAACTGCGGAGGCACGTGGAGATGTACCAATGGGTAGAAACTGAGGAGTCCAG GGAGTACACCGAGGATGGGCAGGTGAAGAAGGAGACGAGGTATTCCTACA ACACTGAATGGAGGTCAGAAATCATCAACAGCAAAAACTTCGACCGAGAGATTGGCCACAAAAACCCCAG TGCCATGGCAGTGGAGTCATTCATGGCAACAGCCCCCTTTGTCCAAATTGGCAGGTTTTTCCTCTCGTCAG GCCTCATCGACAAAGTCGACAACTTCAAGTCCCTGAGCCTATCCAAGCTGGAGGACCCTCATGTGGACATCATTCGCCGTGGAGACTTTTTCTACCACAGCGAAAATCCCAAGTATCCAGAG GTCACTGTGATTGCCCGGCAGCGGGGTGACCAGCTAGTCCCATTCTCCACCAAGTCTGGGGATACCTTACTGCTCCTGCACCACGGGGACTTCTCAGCAGAG GAGGTGTTTCATAGAGAACTAAGGAGCAACTCCATGAAGACCTGGGGCCTGCGGGCAGCTGGCTGGATGGCCATGTTCATGGGCCTCAACCTTATGACACGGATCCTCTACACCTTGG TGGACTGGTTTCCTGTTTTCCGAGACCTGGTCAACATTGGCCTGAAAGCCTTTGCCTTCTGTGTGGCCACCTCGCTGACCCTGCTGACCGTGGCGGCTGGCTGGCTCTTCTACCGACCCCTGTGGGCCCTCCTCATTGCCGGCCTGGCCCTTGTGCCCATCCTTGTTGCTCGGACACGGGTGCCAGCCAAAAAGTTGGAGTGA
- the TMEM43 gene encoding transmembrane protein 43 isoform 4 (isoform 4 is encoded by transcript variant 4) yields the protein MAANYSSTSTRREHVKVKTSSQPGFLERLSETSGGMFVGLMAFLLSFYLIFTNEGRALKTATSLAEGLSLVVSPDSIHSVAPENEGRLVHIIGALRTSKLLSDPNYGVHLPAVKLRRHVEMYQWVETEESREYTEDGQVKKETRYSYNTEWRSEIINSKNFDREIGHKNPSAMAVESFMATAPFVQIGRFFLSSGLIDKVDNFKSLSLSKLEDPHVDIIRRGDFFYHSENPKYPEVGDLRVSFSYAGLSGDDPDLGPAHVVTVIARQRGDQLVPFSTKSGDTLLLLHHGDFSAEVFHRELRSNSMKTWGLRAAGWMAMFMGLNLMTRILYTLVDWFPVFRDLVNIGLKAFAFCVATSLTLLTVAAGWLFYRPLWALLIAGLALVPILVARTRVPAKKLE from the exons ATGGCCGCGAAT tattCCAGTACCAGTACCCGGAGAGAACATGTCAAAGTTAAAACCAGCTCCCAGCCAGGCTTCCTGGAACGGCTGAGCGAGACCTCGGGTGGGATGTTTGTGGGGCTCATGGCCTTCCTGCTCTCCTTCTACCTAATTTTCACCAATGAG GGCCGCGCATTGAAGACGGCAACCTCATTGGCTGAGGGGCTCTCGCTTGTGGTGTCTCCCGACAGCATCCACAGTGTGGCTCCGGAGAATGAAGGAAGGCTGGTGCACATCATTGGCGCCTTACGGACATCCAAG CTTTTGTCTGATCCAAACTATGGGGTCCATCTTCCGGCTGTGAAACTGCGGAGGCACGTGGAGATGTACCAATGGGTAGAAACTGAGGAGTCCAG GGAGTACACCGAGGATGGGCAGGTGAAGAAGGAGACGAGGTATTCCTACA ACACTGAATGGAGGTCAGAAATCATCAACAGCAAAAACTTCGACCGAGAGATTGGCCACAAAAACCCCAG TGCCATGGCAGTGGAGTCATTCATGGCAACAGCCCCCTTTGTCCAAATTGGCAGGTTTTTCCTCTCGTCAG GCCTCATCGACAAAGTCGACAACTTCAAGTCCCTGAGCCTATCCAAGCTGGAGGACCCTCATGTGGACATCATTCGCCGTGGAGACTTTTTCTACCACAGCGAAAATCCCAAGTATCCAGAG GTGGGAGACTTGCGTGTCTCCTTTTCCTATGCTGGACTGAGCGGCGATGACCCTGACCTGGGCCCAGCTCACGTG GTCACTGTGATTGCCCGGCAGCGGGGTGACCAGCTAGTCCCATTCTCCACCAAGTCTGGGGATACCTTACTGCTCCTGCACCACGGGGACTTCTCAGCAGAG GTGTTTCATAGAGAACTAAGGAGCAACTCCATGAAGACCTGGGGCCTGCGGGCAGCTGGCTGGATGGCCATGTTCATGGGCCTCAACCTTATGACACGGATCCTCTACACCTTGG TGGACTGGTTTCCTGTTTTCCGAGACCTGGTCAACATTGGCCTGAAAGCCTTTGCCTTCTGTGTGGCCACCTCGCTGACCCTGCTGACCGTGGCGGCTGGCTGGCTCTTCTACCGACCCCTGTGGGCCCTCCTCATTGCCGGCCTGGCCCTTGTGCCCATCCTTGTTGCTCGGACACGGGTGCCAGCCAAAAAGTTGGAGTGA
- the TMEM43 gene encoding transmembrane protein 43 isoform 3 (isoform 3 is encoded by transcript variant 3) has protein sequence MAANYSSTSTRREHVKVKTSSQPGFLERLSETSGGMFVGLMAFLLSFYLIFTNEGRALKTATSLAEGLSLVVSPDSIHSVAPENEGRLVHIIGALRTSKLLSDPNYGVHLPAVKLRRHVEMYQWVETEESREYTEDGQVKKETRYSYNTEWRSEIINSKNFDREIGHKNPSAMAVESFMATAPFVQIGRFFLSSGLIDKVDNFKSLSLSKLEDPHVDIIRRGDFFYHSENPKYPEVGDLRVSFSYAGLSGDDPDLGPAHVTVIARQRGDQLVPFSTKSGDTLLLLHHGDFSAEEVFHRELRSNSMKTWGLRAAGWMAMFMGLNLMTRILYTLVDWFPVFRDLVNIGLKAFAFCVATSLTLLTVAAGWLFYRPLWALLIAGLALVPILVARTRVPAKKLE, from the exons ATGGCCGCGAAT tattCCAGTACCAGTACCCGGAGAGAACATGTCAAAGTTAAAACCAGCTCCCAGCCAGGCTTCCTGGAACGGCTGAGCGAGACCTCGGGTGGGATGTTTGTGGGGCTCATGGCCTTCCTGCTCTCCTTCTACCTAATTTTCACCAATGAG GGCCGCGCATTGAAGACGGCAACCTCATTGGCTGAGGGGCTCTCGCTTGTGGTGTCTCCCGACAGCATCCACAGTGTGGCTCCGGAGAATGAAGGAAGGCTGGTGCACATCATTGGCGCCTTACGGACATCCAAG CTTTTGTCTGATCCAAACTATGGGGTCCATCTTCCGGCTGTGAAACTGCGGAGGCACGTGGAGATGTACCAATGGGTAGAAACTGAGGAGTCCAG GGAGTACACCGAGGATGGGCAGGTGAAGAAGGAGACGAGGTATTCCTACA ACACTGAATGGAGGTCAGAAATCATCAACAGCAAAAACTTCGACCGAGAGATTGGCCACAAAAACCCCAG TGCCATGGCAGTGGAGTCATTCATGGCAACAGCCCCCTTTGTCCAAATTGGCAGGTTTTTCCTCTCGTCAG GCCTCATCGACAAAGTCGACAACTTCAAGTCCCTGAGCCTATCCAAGCTGGAGGACCCTCATGTGGACATCATTCGCCGTGGAGACTTTTTCTACCACAGCGAAAATCCCAAGTATCCAGAG GTGGGAGACTTGCGTGTCTCCTTTTCCTATGCTGGACTGAGCGGCGATGACCCTGACCTGGGCCCAGCTCAC GTCACTGTGATTGCCCGGCAGCGGGGTGACCAGCTAGTCCCATTCTCCACCAAGTCTGGGGATACCTTACTGCTCCTGCACCACGGGGACTTCTCAGCAGAG GAGGTGTTTCATAGAGAACTAAGGAGCAACTCCATGAAGACCTGGGGCCTGCGGGCAGCTGGCTGGATGGCCATGTTCATGGGCCTCAACCTTATGACACGGATCCTCTACACCTTGG TGGACTGGTTTCCTGTTTTCCGAGACCTGGTCAACATTGGCCTGAAAGCCTTTGCCTTCTGTGTGGCCACCTCGCTGACCCTGCTGACCGTGGCGGCTGGCTGGCTCTTCTACCGACCCCTGTGGGCCCTCCTCATTGCCGGCCTGGCCCTTGTGCCCATCCTTGTTGCTCGGACACGGGTGCCAGCCAAAAAGTTGGAGTGA
- the TMEM43 gene encoding transmembrane protein 43 isoform 5 (isoform 5 is encoded by transcript variant 5), with protein MAANYSSTSTRREHVKVKTSSQPGFLERLSETSGGMFVGLMAFLLSFYLIFTNEGRALKTATSLAEGLSLVVSPDSIHSVAPENEGRLVHIIGALRTSKLLSDPNYGVHLPAVKLRRHVEMYQWVETEESREYTEDGQVKKETRYSYNTEWRSEIINSKNFDREIGHKNPSAMAVESFMATAPFVQIGRFFLSSGLIDKVDNFKSLSLSKLEDPHVDIIRRGDFFYHSENPKYPEVGDLRVSFSYAGLSGDDPDLGPAHVTVIARQRGDQLVPFSTKSGDTLLLLHHGDFSAEVFHRELRSNSMKTWGLRAAGWMAMFMGLNLMTRILYTLVDWFPVFRDLVNIGLKAFAFCVATSLTLLTVAAGWLFYRPLWALLIAGLALVPILVARTRVPAKKLE; from the exons ATGGCCGCGAAT tattCCAGTACCAGTACCCGGAGAGAACATGTCAAAGTTAAAACCAGCTCCCAGCCAGGCTTCCTGGAACGGCTGAGCGAGACCTCGGGTGGGATGTTTGTGGGGCTCATGGCCTTCCTGCTCTCCTTCTACCTAATTTTCACCAATGAG GGCCGCGCATTGAAGACGGCAACCTCATTGGCTGAGGGGCTCTCGCTTGTGGTGTCTCCCGACAGCATCCACAGTGTGGCTCCGGAGAATGAAGGAAGGCTGGTGCACATCATTGGCGCCTTACGGACATCCAAG CTTTTGTCTGATCCAAACTATGGGGTCCATCTTCCGGCTGTGAAACTGCGGAGGCACGTGGAGATGTACCAATGGGTAGAAACTGAGGAGTCCAG GGAGTACACCGAGGATGGGCAGGTGAAGAAGGAGACGAGGTATTCCTACA ACACTGAATGGAGGTCAGAAATCATCAACAGCAAAAACTTCGACCGAGAGATTGGCCACAAAAACCCCAG TGCCATGGCAGTGGAGTCATTCATGGCAACAGCCCCCTTTGTCCAAATTGGCAGGTTTTTCCTCTCGTCAG GCCTCATCGACAAAGTCGACAACTTCAAGTCCCTGAGCCTATCCAAGCTGGAGGACCCTCATGTGGACATCATTCGCCGTGGAGACTTTTTCTACCACAGCGAAAATCCCAAGTATCCAGAG GTGGGAGACTTGCGTGTCTCCTTTTCCTATGCTGGACTGAGCGGCGATGACCCTGACCTGGGCCCAGCTCAC GTCACTGTGATTGCCCGGCAGCGGGGTGACCAGCTAGTCCCATTCTCCACCAAGTCTGGGGATACCTTACTGCTCCTGCACCACGGGGACTTCTCAGCAGAG GTGTTTCATAGAGAACTAAGGAGCAACTCCATGAAGACCTGGGGCCTGCGGGCAGCTGGCTGGATGGCCATGTTCATGGGCCTCAACCTTATGACACGGATCCTCTACACCTTGG TGGACTGGTTTCCTGTTTTCCGAGACCTGGTCAACATTGGCCTGAAAGCCTTTGCCTTCTGTGTGGCCACCTCGCTGACCCTGCTGACCGTGGCGGCTGGCTGGCTCTTCTACCGACCCCTGTGGGCCCTCCTCATTGCCGGCCTGGCCCTTGTGCCCATCCTTGTTGCTCGGACACGGGTGCCAGCCAAAAAGTTGGAGTGA